From the genome of Chanos chanos chromosome 5, fChaCha1.1, whole genome shotgun sequence, one region includes:
- the foxj1b gene encoding forkhead box protein J1-B, which yields MPVLMSPEIATKFKEKWMMLHPEDQDNVNGSVDDSLTSLHWLQNFSILSANPERTPSSGCYPQHFFYQRHLHLGGTDSPSSPPAGDTAATGMPQTLGNPITSSSNLGNTSSYVLQQTGNYGHTITSQINTAEEIDYKTNRHVKPPYSYATLICMAMQASKKTKITLSAIYNWITDNFCYYRHAEPSWQNSIRHNLSLNKCFMKVPRQKDEPGKGGFWQIDPQYADMFVNGVFKRRRMPATNFNTQRQSKMLPSTDSPYSLTAQEKQGGRQTGVDHVQGPASGNKRKQVMPKRNKLARIHKSPLLATEVKSSDVLRGDFDLASVFDDVMSGNGSTFEDLDINTALSSLGCEMEVPSQSQHMANVGKWYSNEDEQACAYLEVNGMMGCSLEDFQQQHLQTHPQYYEGMTVFSEHQQQQQQQHPWEIKEEVQPIPLSLDQGFGVCEGFFSEMQLWERADSYL from the exons ATGCCGGTGTTGATGAGTCCGGAGATCGCCActaaatttaaagaaaaatggatGATGCTCCATCCGGAGGATCAGGATAATGTCAACGGTTCGGTCGACGACAGCCTCACCAGTTTACATTGGTTACAGAACTTTTCGATTCTCAGTGCCAATCCAGAGAGGACTCCTAGTTCAGGCTGTTATCCTCAGCACTTCTTTTATCAGAGACACCTTCATCTTGGGGGAACCGACTCGCCCTCCAGTCCACCTGCTGGAGACACCGCTGCTACAGGGATGCCCCAAACCCTGGGAAACCCCATTACCTCTAGCAGCAATTTAGGCAACACAAGTTCGTATGTGCTACAACAAACGGGAAATTATGGCCACACCATAACGTCGCAAATAAATACAGCCGAGGAGATCGACTATAAAACAAACCGTCACGTGAAACCACCTTATTCCTATGCTACCCTTATTTGTATGGCAATGCAAGCCAGCAAGAAAACAAAGATCACTCTCTCCGCTATTTACAACTGGATCACAGATAATTTCTGCTACTACAGACACGCAGAACCCAGCTGGCAG AATTCAATCCGCCATAATTTGTCACTGAACAAGTGCTTCATGAAAGTCCCCAGGCAGAAAGATGAGCCGGGGAAGGGGGGGTTTTGGCAGATCGATCCTCAGTACGCTGACATGTTCGTAAACGGTGTCTTTAAGCGAAGACGGATGCCAGCCACAAACTTCAATACCCAGAGGCAGAGTAAGATGTTGCCTTCGACAGACTCCCCTTACAGCCTGACTGCTCAGGAAAAGCAGGGCGGCCGACAGACGGGGGTGGACCACGTCCAGGGGCCTGCGTCAGGAAACAAACGAAAGCAGGTCATGCCCAAACGAAACAAGCTGGCCAGGATCCACAAATCTCCCCTATTAGCGACCGAAGTGAAAAGCTCTGATGTGCTCAGAGGAGATTTTGACCTGGCCTCCGTGTTTGACGACGTGATGAGTGGAAATGGGAGTACTTTTGAGGACCTGGATATTAACACGGCTCTTAGCTCACTGGGCTGTGAGATGGAAGTGCCCTCGCAAAGCCAGCATATGGCAAACGTGGGGAAATGGTACAGCAACGAGGATGAACAAGCCTGTGCTTACCTGGAGGTGAATGGCATGATGGGATGCAGTTTGGAAGACTTTCAGCAACAGCATCTGCAGACTCATCCGCAATATTATGAAGGAATGACTGTTTTCTCAgagcaccaacaacaacagcagcagcagcaccccTGGGAGATTAAAGAGGAGGTCCAACCCATCCCACTGTCTCTCGATCAAGGCTTCGGCGTCTGTGAGGGATTCTTCTCTGAGATGCAGCTGTGGGAAAGAGCCGATTCctatctttaa